GGAATTCCGCTGATCGGCGACACCGCCAGCAATCCCAGCAACAATAGCATCGGTCCATAGGAGCGCAGCCCGACCGCCTCGAGTAGGTCGGCAAACGCAACCTTCTCCTCGTCCATGGCGGACTCCTCGATCTGCTGCAGCAGATCCTGCAGGTCGGTGGATCGACTGGCGGAACTCATGCCTATCTGGACCACCATTCGGCAAAACGGTTTTCACGTCGCCGCCCCGACGCCGATTCGTCACAGACGTCGCAGCCTCACTCGTCGCTTCGCACCCGCCGAATTCCGCCTGGCTCCAGCGTGATCCGCCCCTCGCGCAACAGCGCTCCCACCGCCTGTTTAAACGCCTTCTTGCTCACGCCAAATTCCGTCCGGATCGCCTCCGGCGCACTGCCATCATGAAACGGCAGCCACCCACCCGCCTCCGCCAGCCGATCCACCAGTTCGGCCTTCACGCGCCGGATCCGCCCGTAACCGGACGCATGCGGGGTGAGGTCAACCTTACCATCCTCCCGCACCTGCCGCACATACACCTCCAACGTCTGCCCCACAGCCAACGGCTCAGTGAAATCGCTGTGATACAGCAGCCCGCGATGCTCGTGGTTGATGATGACCCGATAACCCAGCTCGGTCTCGGCCTCGACCATGGCATCCACCACCTGCCCGTCCGCATAATCCGGCGCGTCCAGACTCAGGTGCCGCCCGATCCGCGCACTCGCCACCACCCGATGCGACCGATGGTCCACGTGCACCCGCACGATCAACCAGTCTCCCACCCGCGGCTCCCGCCCCGCCGAAGGCCACTCCCTTCGCGGCAACAGCAAATCCTTTTCAAGTCCCCAGTCGAGAAACGCACCGATGCGCCCATCCACCGCCACCACGCGCAGGTAGGCAAACTCGCCCGCCACCGCCAGTGGCTCCGCCGTCGTCGCCACCAGCCTGTCATCAGAATCTCGATACACAAACACCTCCACCTCGTCGCCCAGCCGCATGTCCGGCGTGCGCCAGCGCGTCGGCAGCAGCACTTCGCCCAACGCTTCGCCGTCCACATAAAAACCCTGGGGAGCTTCGCGCACGAGGCGCACCCGGTTGCGTTTGCCGATAAATGCCATGTCGCCGCAGCCTGCGTCGCCCACCGCGCCCTGTCTAACACCTTCGCTTCGGCTTGCGAGTCGGCCCGCGCTCCCGCCAAATGACAGCTCCATGGCCTCTTCCCCCTCCCGCCTCCTCGCCGCCCTCGCCACCCGCCGCCTCGTCTGCGACGGCGGCATGGGCACCCAGCTCATGCTCGCCGGCCTCGAACAAGGTGCCTCCGGCGAAGCCTGGAATCTCACCCACCCCGAGCGCGTGCTTGAGATCCAGAAACGCTACGTCGACGCCGGGGCCGACTGCATCATCACCAATACCTTCGGCGGCTCCCGCCTCATGCTCCAACGCCACGGCGTGGCCGACGACGTTGTCGCCATCAACCAAGCCGCCGTGCGCATCGCCCGCGAAGCCTTTGGTGACAAAGAGGGTTTTGTGCTCGGCGACATCGGACCGCTCGGCGCCATCCTCGAGCCCTACGGTGACCTGCCGTTCGACACTGCCGTGGAGGTCATCACCGAGCAGGCCAAAGCGCTCGTCGATGCCGGCGTGGACGCCATCATTCTCGAAACCCAAACCGGCAAGGAAGAGATCCAAGCCGGCCTCGCAGGCGCCAAAGCCGCCGGTGCCCCCTGCATCATCTGCTCCTTCGCTTACGACCTCTCGGCCGACAAGACCTTCTACAAAACGATGATGGGCTTCGGCCCCGAAGACGCCGCCGAGTTCTGTGAAGAAAACGGCGCCGACATCATCGCCCTCAACTGCGGCACCGGCATGGACATGCCCGGCGCGGCCTCCGTCGCCGAGATCTACCAGGACACCGTCGACCTGCCCGTCATGATCCAGCCCAACGCCGGTCTGCCCGTCCTCGAGAACATGAAGGCCGTCTACAAGCAGCCGCCCGAGGAAACCGCCGCCAAAGTGCCCGACGCCCTCGAAGCCGGTGCCAGCATCATCGGTTCCTGCTGCGGCTCCACGCCCGACCACACCCGCGCCATCCGCGCCCAGGTCGACGTCTGGAACGCAACGCACTGAGCGCGCTGACACCCGGCCTCACCGCGGCCGGCTATAACCAAAAACGGCCACCAAAACTGTAGCCGGAGTCGTTGACCCCGGTGCCACACCGCAAAAGGCGATGTCGGGCGTAAAGCCCGACCCACCTTAAAACTATCATAACCCACCTGTGGGTCGGGCTTTACGCCCGACAACCACGCAACCGCCGATCCCCCTCCGGCGACGGACTCAACAGTTGAACATCACCCCATTGTTCAACCCGGATGAAATTTCTTTTATTGGTCCTCCTCCCTCCCTCAACCCACGGAAGACCATGAGCCCCCTCGCTACTCCTTTCCCCGCGATTTTCTCCCTCGCCGGTGAGACCGCCCTCATCACCGGTGGCGGCACCGGCATCGGCCGCGCCATCGCCGAGTGCATGCATGCCGCCGGCGCGACCATCGTGCTCGCCGGCCGCCGCGAAAACATCCTCCAGGAGGAGGTCGCCCGCCTCGGCGAGCGCGCCCAATACGTCGTGCACGACATCACCAATTTGGAGGGTGCCCACATCCTGCGCGAGAAGACCGAAGCCCTCGTCGGCCCGGTCACCTCGCTGGTCAACAACGCCGGCATTCACATCAAGAAACCCGCCGTAGAAACGACCACCGCCGAATTCCAACGCGTGCTCGATACCCACGTGCTCGGTTCGCACGCGCTCACGGTTGAGTTCGCCCCCGGCATGATGGAGCGCAAACACGGCAGCATCCTCTTCACCGCGTCGATGGCCTCACTCTTCGGCATCCCCAAGGTCATCGCCTACACGGCGGCCAAGTCGGCCTACGTCGGCATGGTCAAAGGACTCGCCACCGAATTCTCGCCGCACGGCCTGCGCGTCAACGCCATCGCCCCGGGTTGGATCGACACCGACATGTCGCGTCAGGCCTTCGCCGGCGATCCCGAGCGCCTCAACAAGATCCTCAACCGAACCCCCACCGGCGAACTCGGCACCCCGCAGGACGTCGGCTGGGCGGCCGTCTACCTCGCCTCCCCCGCCGCCCACTTCGTCACCGGCACCATCCTCCCCGTCGACGGCGGCGTCAGCATCGGGTTTTAGGACTGTTTTGTTTAACCACGGATGGACACGGATAGCTTCGCCTACCGGCTACGCACTGAAACCATCAAAGACGGGTCAGTGGATCGGAGGCGAAACGGTAGTGGAGCCCATCCGTGTCCATCCGTGGTTTAAAAAACTCCGTTTAACGGGTCCGTAGTTCTCCGTGTTCAACCACCGCAATCCGTGGTTGAAACTTTGGCGTGAAACGCCCCCTACCCCTCGTCGCCGTTCTCGCCCTCCTCACCTGCCTCACCTCCGTCACCGCCCGCGCCGACTTTGTGCGCACCGATCACTCGATCGGCTGGGAACAGGACGGTGACCTGCTCTGGCAATTCTCCTTCTCGCCAGACGACGGCAAACCCTACTTCCACCCGCTGCGCGTGCCCGGCGGCCCCTCGCTTACCAAGCTCAAACCCGAGGACCACGTTTGGCACTACGGTCTCTGGTTCTCGTGGAAATACATCAACCACGCCAACTACTGGGAACAGTCGCGTGAAACCGGCCGCTCCGAAGGCAAAACCACCTGGGGCACGCCCCACATCCGCACCTTCCCCGACGGCGGCGCGGAGATCACCCTGCAACTCGACTACGCGCACCCCACCGGCCGCGTCGACCTCAGCGAAACGCGCCTGCTCGTCGTCTCGCCTGTCGCCGCCGACGGCTCCTACACCATCGACTGGAACAGCACCTTCACCGCCGGCCGCGCCGGCGCTTACCTCGACCGCACGCCCCTGCCCCACGAACCCGACGGCGTCGTCTGGGGTGGTTACGCCGGCCTGAGCATGCGCCTCGGCCACGGCCCCGATCCGGTCGCCATGGTCAACACCCACGGCCCCATGACCGACTGGGTCGACAACCGCATGCGCCCCCGCACCGGCGCCCTCGGCGTGACCGTGTATCCACAAAAACCCGACAGCGGCAGCCTCGCCGTGCTCACCGCCACGGACAACATGCCCGGCGACGGCGACGACCCGTGGTATTGCATCAACAGCCAACCCAGCCGCTTCTGGTGCTCGGCCGTGCTCGTGCCGAAGCCCCTGCAACTCGAGCCCGGCCAAGTCTGGCCCCTGCGCTACCGCCTCCAACTCCGCAAACACCCCTGGACCGCCGCCGACCTCTC
This portion of the Actomonas aquatica genome encodes:
- a CDS encoding DUF6807 family protein encodes the protein MKRPLPLVAVLALLTCLTSVTARADFVRTDHSIGWEQDGDLLWQFSFSPDDGKPYFHPLRVPGGPSLTKLKPEDHVWHYGLWFSWKYINHANYWEQSRETGRSEGKTTWGTPHIRTFPDGGAEITLQLDYAHPTGRVDLSETRLLVVSPVAADGSYTIDWNSTFTAGRAGAYLDRTPLPHEPDGVVWGGYAGLSMRLGHGPDPVAMVNTHGPMTDWVDNRMRPRTGALGVTVYPQKPDSGSLAVLTATDNMPGDGDDPWYCINSQPSRFWCSAVLVPKPLQLEPGQVWPLRYRLQLRKHPWTAADLSTALESWQE
- a CDS encoding SDR family NAD(P)-dependent oxidoreductase → MSPLATPFPAIFSLAGETALITGGGTGIGRAIAECMHAAGATIVLAGRRENILQEEVARLGERAQYVVHDITNLEGAHILREKTEALVGPVTSLVNNAGIHIKKPAVETTTAEFQRVLDTHVLGSHALTVEFAPGMMERKHGSILFTASMASLFGIPKVIAYTAAKSAYVGMVKGLATEFSPHGLRVNAIAPGWIDTDMSRQAFAGDPERLNKILNRTPTGELGTPQDVGWAAVYLASPAAHFVTGTILPVDGGVSIGF
- a CDS encoding homocysteine S-methyltransferase family protein, which codes for MASSPSRLLAALATRRLVCDGGMGTQLMLAGLEQGASGEAWNLTHPERVLEIQKRYVDAGADCIITNTFGGSRLMLQRHGVADDVVAINQAAVRIAREAFGDKEGFVLGDIGPLGAILEPYGDLPFDTAVEVITEQAKALVDAGVDAIILETQTGKEEIQAGLAGAKAAGAPCIICSFAYDLSADKTFYKTMMGFGPEDAAEFCEENGADIIALNCGTGMDMPGAASVAEIYQDTVDLPVMIQPNAGLPVLENMKAVYKQPPEETAAKVPDALEAGASIIGSCCGSTPDHTRAIRAQVDVWNATH
- a CDS encoding CvfB family protein, with product MAFIGKRNRVRLVREAPQGFYVDGEALGEVLLPTRWRTPDMRLGDEVEVFVYRDSDDRLVATTAEPLAVAGEFAYLRVVAVDGRIGAFLDWGLEKDLLLPRREWPSAGREPRVGDWLIVRVHVDHRSHRVVASARIGRHLSLDAPDYADGQVVDAMVEAETELGYRVIINHEHRGLLYHSDFTEPLAVGQTLEVYVRQVREDGKVDLTPHASGYGRIRRVKAELVDRLAEAGGWLPFHDGSAPEAIRTEFGVSKKAFKQAVGALLREGRITLEPGGIRRVRSDE